The genomic DNA TGGTTCTGCAATTTCAACCCAGTTGGTCAGTGAAGGTTATCGAGTCATTGCCACTTACTACACGGGCAATTACCAATGTGCGTTAGATTGGTTTAATGAAAAACAATTTACCGAGGATCAAGTACGCCTCTTAGAGCTAGACGTCACCAATACCGAAGAGTGTGCTGAGCGTTTAGCCCAACTGCTTGAAGAAGAAGGCACCATTGATGTGGTGGTTAATAACGCAGGTATCACGCGTGACAGTGTGTTCAAGAAAATGCCCCATCAAGCATGGAAAGAGGTCATAGATACTAACCTCAATAGCGTATTCAATGTCACCCAGCCTTTGTTTGCCGCTATGTGTGAAAAAGGGTTTGGTCGAATCATCAATATCTCCTCGGTTAATGGTCTCAAAGGTCAGTTTGGTCAAACTAACTATTCGGCTGCCAAAGCTGGGATGATTGGTTTTTCTAAAGCATTAGCTGCAGAAGGCGCACGCTACGGTGTGACGGTTAACGTGATTGCACCCGGCTATACGCTGACGCCAATGGTTGAGCAAATGCGCGCTGAAGTTTTGCAATCCATTGTGGATCAAGTGCCCATGAAACGCTTGGCTAAGCCGGAAGAGATAGCCAATGCCGTCAGTTACTTAGCCAGCGATGCCGCCGCCTATATCACAGGGGAAACCTTGTCGGTGAACGGCGGCTTATACATGCGCTAAGTAGGAGGAAATATGGAAAAGATCTATATCGTGGGCGCAAAGCGCTCAGCTATCGGAGCTTTTGGTGGTTCACTTAAAGAGTGTTCGGCAGGTGCTTTGGCAGGGCAAGTCATCCAAGCCGCTCTTGAAGCCGCACAAGTCAAACCTGAAGCTGTTGATGAAGTGATTGTTGGTAACGTTGTGAGTGCCGGACAAGGCATGGGTGTTGGGCGTCAAGCGGCTTTAGCAGCTGGCGTTCCACAGTCGGTTCCAGCTTACAGCATCAATATGGTGTGTGGCAGTGGGATGAAATCGGTGATGGATGCAGTTGCGCACATCAAAGCGGGGGATGCTTCTGTCGTTGTGGCTGCTGGTGTTGAGGTCATGTCACAAATCCCATTTGTTACGCCTGCCAGCTTACGAGATGGGCAGAAAATGGGAGCGTTTGAAGTAAAAGATCTGCTCATTCATGACGGTTTGACCGATGTTTTCAATCAATATCACATGGGTGTGACGGCAGAAAATATCGCCAAACAGTTCGACATCGCTCGTCAAACACAAGATGAGTTTGCGCTGGCAAGCCAAATGAAAGCGACAGCGGCTATTGAGGCCGGACACTTCAAGCGAGAAATTGTGCCTATTTCGGTCAAAAAACGCCGTGAAACCGTCGTGTTTGATACGGATGAATACCCCAAACCGACGACCACGTTGGCAGCATTGCAAGGCTTGCGCGCTGCGTTCGATGCTCAAGGTACGGTTACCGCAGGTAATGCTTCTGGAATTAACGATGGTGCCAGTGCGGTGATTATCGCCAGTGAAAGTGCGGTAAAAAAACTAGGCTTAACCCCTATCGCAGAAATTATGAGTTATGCACAAACAGGGTTGGATCCGAAAGTCATGGGTTTAGGGCCTGTGAGTGCAGTCACTCAAGCATTAGCGAAAGCAGAATTATCTATCACTCAGGTTGATCTGTTTGAACTTAACGAAGCGTTTGCTGCTCAAGCATTAGGTGTCGTTTACGGTTTAGCTGAGCAACACGCGATTCAACCTGAGGCGATTTTAGAAAAAGCCAACGTTAATGGCGGTGCCATTGCGTTAGGGCATCCACTAGGGGCATCGGGTAACCGCATTCTGGTGACTTTAATTCATGAATTACAGCGTCGCCAAAAACACTATGGCGTTGCTTCACTCTGCGTCGGCGGTGGCATGGGCACCGCGATCGTGATTAAAACAGTTTAACTTTAGATTCATTCACTAGGAGATAACGTATGTACACGGAATTTTTTAAAACATTCAGCGATCAAACTGAGAAGAACTTCGAACCGTATATCAAGTTCAACAAGTTGGTGACCAAGAATGTTGAAGTGCTGACTGAGCTACAACTCAATGCCATCCGCACTTATAGCGAGTTAGGTCTGGCGCAGATGAAAGCTGCCAGTGAAATCAAGGATGTAACCTCTTTAACTGCATTTAACTCACAGCAGTTAGGCGTGCTGAATAAACTCTCTCAGCAAATGATGGATGACAGCAAAAAACTGCAAAACATCGCGAAAGAGTTTAAAGATGATGTAGAAAAACTTGCCTCTGAAAACCTTAAGACAGTGACCCCTGCGTAACACTGTATTTCGCGCCGCCTACGGGCGGCGCTTTTTTCTGTTTTAAGGAGTAAGTGTATGTTCCAACATGCCTTTACGGACTACCTTGTCCAATTACAACAAGTGAATCAGCGTTGGTGGAAAGAGGTCGAACAGAGCAAAGCCGCCGTGAATTCCCCACTCAATAAAGCGATGCAAGAAGTGAATCTGGAAGACTCGCTCAAGTTCTTTGAGCAAGCCGCCAATCAACCTGCAGCTCTGCTGAAAGTGCAAACCCAATGGTGGGAGCAGCAACTCCAGATTTGGCAAAAAGTGGTGCTTGAGTCGAAAATTCAATCCATCATGGAAGCCGAAAAAGGGGATAAGCGTTTTAGCCATGAAGCGTGGCAGCAAGATCCTTTCTTCAACTTCATCAAACAATCCTATCTGCTGTTCAGTAAGACTTATCTTGACACGATCAATGCTATCGAAGGTCTTGATGAAAAAGCCAAAGAGCGGATTTTGTTCTTCTCTCGTCAGATGATCAATGCGCTTTCTCCGAGCAATTTTATTGCGACGAACCCAGAGTTGCTGCGTCTAACCTTAGAGAAAAACGGTGAAAACTTGATTGCGGGTCTTGAGCAACTGAAAGAGGATGTCGCGTCCAGTGCCGATATTCTCAAAATCCGCATGACCAACAATAATGCTTTCCGCCTTGGTGAAGATGTGGCTAACACGCCGGGTGAAGTGGTGTTCAAAAATGAGGTGTTTGAGCTTATTCAATACAAACCTCTGACTGAGCAAGTGGCAGTAACGCCACTGTTGATCGTTCCGCCTTTTATCAACAAATACTACATTCTTGATTTGCGTGAGAAAAACTCCATGGTGCGCTGGCTAGTCGAGCAAGGACACTCTGTGTTTATGATCTCATGGCGTAATCCGGGAGCAGCGCAAGCTCAACTCAATTTTGAAGACTATGTGCTCGAAGGCGTTGTTAAAGCGGTGAATGCGATTGAATCGATCACTGGGCAAGAGCAGATCAACGCGGCAGGTTACTGCATTGGTGGAACAGTATTAGCGACAACCATCGCTTACTACGCGGCTAAACGCATGAAAAAACGCATCAAAACCGCGAGCTTTTTCACCACTTTGCTGGATTTCTCTCAACCGGGAGAAGTGGGAGCCTACATCAACGACACCATTATTCGAGCCATTGAGCTGCAAAATAATGCCAAAGGCTATATGGATGGCCGCTCACTCAGCGTGACATTCAGTTTGCTGCGTGAAAATAGCCTGTACTGGAATTACTACGTGGACAACTACCTGAAAGGGCAGAGTCCGGTTGATTTTGATCTTCTGTACTGGAATAGCGACAGCACTAACGTGGCAGGTGCTTGCCATAACTTCTTGTTACGAGAGCTCTATCTTGAGAACAAGTTGGTTCAGGGCAAGGGCGTGAAAGTCGGTGGTGTCTGGATTGATTTAGATAAAATCAAAGTGCCGAGTTATTTCATTTCTACCAAAGAAGATCACATCGCTCTGTGGCAAGGCACTTACCGCGGCGCATTGCGTACGGGGGGTAACAAAACCTTTGTGCTGGGTGAATCTGGGCATATTGCGGGAATCGTTAACCATCCTGACAAACGTAAGTATGGTTACTGGGTTAACGACACCTTGGATGATTCTGCGGAAGATTGGCTGGAAACGGCTCAGCACCGAGAAGGTTCATGGTGGGTGCATTGGAATGAGTGGTTAAACGGCTTTGCAGATGGCAGCAAAGTTGAACCTTATCCATTAGGCAATGCCGACTATCCGGTGTTGTACAGTGCACCGGGTGAGTATGTAAAACAGGTGTTACCCATCCAAGAAGCTTAAAAGTAACGCCACCTTGGGGTGGCGTTATTCTTGCTCAAAATACTTGTTCTACCTGAAGCGGCAGCGGTGTTGGTTACGTTCTTTAGGCTCACCACATTGATTGCCTGTGTTCATGGGAGAGGAAGCTACTTCCCGCCTAACTAACTACAACGCCAAGTAGTTCGTATAGGATGTCAAATATCCTGCCGATTTATTATTTCCATTAAGATTTTTTACGCACGAAGCATCACTGACAGGCAGAGTTGGTCATTTCGTTGGGCAAGATTGAGGTGGTCTACTACATTCTTATTATGGAATGAGCAATGAGATGATGATAAACAGGCTGCACTATGAAATCGGTAAATATCGAATGGAACGTCAATCTAAGGCAGGCATTTTTTTGTATCGCAAGAGCGCTCGACTCGGTCGGTGTGGATGATATCAATCACGGGCATCGTGTCGGTTATATGGCCTATTCTTGTGCTCAAGCCATGGAGTGGAGCGAAGAGGAGTGTCAACTGGTGTTTGCGCTGGGTTTGATCCATGACTGTGGCGTGGCTCAGAAGCGTGATTTCTATCGTTTACTCGAAAATATGCAACCCGACAATACCCAGCAGCATTGCGTGCGAGGCAATGAGTTGCTGTCGAATTGTCCACCGCTTGCGCCGTTTGCGGATGCGATTTTGTACCACCATACACCTTGGGATGAGCTGAAAAATATGGCTATTTCGGATCGAAACAAACGGTTCGCGGCGTTGATTTTTTTAGCGGATAGAGTGGATTACCTTAAAGAGCTCTATCCAAGAGATGAGTATGGCAATGTGACTCAGGAAGCTCGTAATCAAGTCTGTTTAGAAATTGGCCGATTAAGCGGAAGCTTGTTCGAGCGTGACTTGGTACGCACCATGCAACATTTGCTGAGTAAAGAGTTCATCTGGTTTTCAATGGAGCATCATCATATTGAAGCGATGGGTCACAATTTGCCATCCACCCCATTTTTTGAGCAGAAGTTGGGGGTGGAAGAGATCATGTCTATCGCGATGTTGATGGCAAACGTGGTGGATGCGAAAAGTCAGTTCACTTTTCAGCATTCGCAAAAAGTGGCAGAGCTCTGTCAGCACTTAGCGAAAGAGCTAGGGCTGAACGTGGAGATGCAAAAAGCCCTTTACCTGACAGGATTGGTTCACGATATCGGCAAGCTGCACACCCCAGAAGAGATCTTGCATAAACCCGGTAAACTCAACGAGAGCGAGTATCTTTGTATTCAACGCCATTCGACCGACTCTCGCTATACCTTGCAAATGGTGTTTGGCCAATCTGTGGTGTGTGAGTGGGCAGGAAACCACCATGAGCGTTTAGATGGTTCGGGTTACCCAAGAGGACTCCAAGGGTCGGCGATTGATCTGCCTTCACGGATCATTGCGATTGCGGATGTGTTTCAGGCGCTCACTCAAGCAAGGCCATATCGCGGCAGCATGTCGCTCAATGAGGTGATGAATATCATGCGTCACGAAGTGAGTTGTGGTCGGTTAGATAGCCAAGTGTTTGATGTGATTGTGCGCAATAGCCAGCAATACTATCAGCTCTCGATAGCGGAAAGCCCAACCGAATGGGCATAAAAAATCCGGTGCGAATAGCACCGGATTTTCTCTCTCTGCATTCCTATTTGTCTTTCGTCATGGCGAGCAAGCCAATTGAGACGACGGCAACCCCAAGGAAACCGGCCAGAATGATGACTGGCATGGCGCTGTAACCGAGCACGTGCCAAAAAATCGATTCAAGAGTACTCATAGTGGCTCTCCTTATTGCCAGCCTTCAACACCATGCATATCGGGTAGGTTGTGTGCGATGCCTTTATGGCAATCCACACAGGTTTTTTCACCAGAGGCGAGTGCGGTCGAGTGTTGCTTCGCTGCTCGGCTACTTTGCTCAGAAAAATCCATGTAGTTGAACTGGTGACAGTTTCGACATTCCAACGAATCGTTCTTTTTCAAGCGTGCCCATTCGCGTTCGGCTAAGTGTGCGCGGCGTGCTTGAAACTTTTCTGGTGTATCAATCGTGCCGATAAAATGTGCCACCAATTCCTTGGAGGCTTGCACTTTACGCACAATTTTATCCGTCCATTCATGGGGAACATGGCAGTCAGAACAGATGGCGCGAACCCCAGAGCGGTTGGAATAGTGAATCGTCTCTTGGATTTCGGCCACAATCGGCGCGTGACAGCCCGAGCAAAACTCTTCGCTGTTGGTCGCTTCCATTCCCGTATTGAAGGCGCCCCAAAATAACAGGCCGCCGACAAAACCCATCAGCAAAACCACACCCACGGCGGCTTTACTTGGGCTCGATAAACGAAGCCAAAACGCTTTAAGAAATTTCATAAATGGCCTCTTTTCGGTTAACGAAGTGAATCAACGCGTTCGAAATCGTTCTCAACCAGCGGTTTTGCATCCGCCTGAGGGACGTGACACTGTAAACAGAAGTAGCGGCGTGGAGAGACGTCCGACAGTACCGCATCTTCGCGGTTCACAAAGTGAGTGACACTGATCTTGGTTGCGCCCATTTCTTTGGCGTTTTTCCAACTGTGGCAAGCAAGGCACTTGTTGGCGTTCAACGATACTTCATAGTTGCGAATGTTGTGCGGGATGAGTGGTGGTTGATACACAAAATCACTCTCTAGCGCTTGTTCGCGTGGGTATTTCTTCATTGGATCAGCGGCGCGAGTCGCTTCAATTTCTGTTGCTCCGCGCAGTGATTCTAGACCTCCGATACCGCCTGGATTGTTCAGCTCAGCATGAGCAATGCCAGCCAGTACGGTAAACACTGAAAGTAAGGCAATGAGTTGTTTTTTCATCGTAAATTCTCCGCCTTGCGGCTTAATACTTGGTCTGGGCTGACGGGCAGCCCAGTGCAATCAGGGTTACGCGACTTTGGTGATCTTAACCGGACACTTCTTGAAGTCAGTCTGCTTCGAGAGTGGGTCGGTCGCATCGAGGATCAACTTGTTGACCAAAATGCGAGCATCAAAGAAAGGCACGAACACCAAGCCTTTTGGCGGCTTATTACGACCGCGAGTTTCTACGCGCACTCGAACTTCACCACGCGAGTTGGAGATCAGCACTTCATCGCCACGGCGTAAACCGCGCGCTTGCGCGTCTTCATGGTGCATAAAGCACAGTGCATCTGGTACCGCTTTATACAGCTCAGGAACACGACGGGTCATAGTGCCTGTGTGCCAGTGCTCAAGAACACGGCCAGTACAGAGCCATAAATCGTACTCTTCATTCGGCATTTCTGGCGGCGCTTCATAAGGCGAGGAGATGATCCACGCTTTGCCATCCGGTTTGCCGTAGAAATCCCAACCTGAACCGGCTTTGGCATAAGGGTCAGAGCCTTCTTTAAAGCGCCATTTAGTTTCTTTGCCATCGACAACCGGCCAACGCAGACCGCGTACTTGGTGGTAAACATCGTAAGGCGCTAAATCGTGACCATGGCCTCGGCCGAACTCGGCATACTCTTCAAATAGACCTTTTTGGATATAGAAACCAAAGTGGTGGGCATCATCGTTGAGTTCACGTGCTTCGCTCAGTGGGAACTTGTCCACCTGACCGTTTTTGAACAGCACGTCATACAGGGTTTTGCCACGGTATTGCGGTGCTTTTGCCAGCAGTTCTTCCGGCCACACTTCTTCGACTTTGAAGCGTTTTGAAAACTCAATCACTTGCCATGAATCTGAGTGAGATTCACCGATAGTCTTCACTTGTTGATACCACACTTGGGTACGACGCTCGGCGTTGCCGTACGCGCCTTCTTTTTCTACCCACATGGCGGTTGGCAGAACAAGGTCAGCCGCTTGCGCCGTTACGGTTGGGTAAGCATCCGATACCACAATGAAGTTTTCAGGGTTGCGGTAGCCCGGTAAACGCTCTTCATTGATGTTTGGACCGGCTTGCATGTTGTTATTACATTGCACCCAGTAACAGTTCAGTACGCCGTCTTTGAGCATGCGGTCTTGCTGCACCGCATGGAAGCCTGGTTTTGGTGGGATAGTGCCTTCAGGCAATTTCCACACTTTTTCGGCAATCGCACGGTGTTTAGGGTTAGCGACCACCATGTCGGCTGGCAGACGGTGTGCAAAGGTACCCACTTCACGCGCCGTACCACAGGCTGATGGCTGCCCCGTCAGTGAGAATGGGCTATTGCCTGGGGTGGCGATTTTGCCAGTAAGCAAGTGCAGGTTGTACACCAAGCTTTGCATCCAAACACCGCGAGTATGTTGGTTCATCCCCATGGTCCAGAGTGACATCACTTTGGTGTTTGGATCGGCATACTGCTTTGCGAGCGTGATCAGTTTATCCGGTGATACTCCGGAAATTTCAGACGCTTTTTCAACCGTGTAAGGCGCAACCGATTTTTTGTACTCTTCAAACGAAATATCGCTGACATCACCGGAGTTGGCGTTTTTCGCCTTTTTCTGTAGAGGGTGATCGTCACGCAGACCGTAACCGATGTCCGTGACCGCTTGTTTGAAATGGGTGTGCTTGTTGACAAAGTCCCAGTTCACCGCATCGTTTTGAATGATGTAGTTGGCGATGAAGTTGGCAATCGCTAAGTCAGACTGTGGGTGGAAAATGTAGCCATGATCCGCCAACTCAAAAGAACGGTGGTAATACGTTGAGAGCACATTCACTTTGACATGAGGATGACTTAGGCGACGGTCAGTAATGCGTGTCCAGAGCACTGGGTGCATTTCCGCCATGTTGGAGCCCCAAAGCACAAACGCATCGGCGTGTTCAAAGTCGTCATAACAGCCCATCGGCTCATCAATACCAAAGGTACGCATAAAACCCACAACCGCAGAGGCCATACAGTGACGCGCGTTCGGGTCAATGTTGTTAGAACGAAAGCCCGCTTTCATCAGCTTCACCGCCGCGTAGCCTTCCATCACTGTCCACTGGCCAGAGCCGAACATGCCGACGCTGGTTGGGCCTTTGGCTTTAAGCGAGGCTTTCCATTTTTCCGCCATCACATCAAATGCGGTATCCCAAGAGACAGGGGTAAAGTCACCATCTTTGTGGTATTGGCCATCTTTCATGCGCAGCAGCGGCGTTTTTAAGCGATCTTGGCCGTACATGATTTTGGAAAGGAAGTAGCCTTTAATGCAGTTAAGGCCTTTGTTCACTGGCGCTTCAGGGTCACCTTGAGTTGCGACAACGCGACCATCTTGGGTACCGACCAGCACAGAGCAACCTGTACCACAAAAACGACAAGGCGCTTTGTCCCAATGAATCGCGGTTTGATCGGAGCTAGCGATCAAGTTGGTGGCAGAAGCGGGGAGGGTGATCCCTGCAACCGCCGCAGCTGAGGCGGCTGCGTTTGCTTTCACAAACGCACGTCTGGTCATTTTCATACATTACCCTCGAGTTCAGAAAAGGTATTTCCAGTGTGTAATAGTTCGTCTTCCGTTACCGTCTCTACCTGATGAAACACCAGAAAAGCGTTGAGCACATTGGGAAGATTATTGATATGTTCTATGGTTTCGGTGATGAAGCCTTGACGATCGGTTTCAATCACCACGACGAGTTTGCCTTGCGGATCCTCGCCGTAAATTTCCACATCACGCAGCTCGCTCATCTGCTGTTTCACTGTGAGCAAATGCTCTGGCAAGGTGTGAACCACCAAGCTGGAAATGTGTACTTCGTGCAGTGAAGCTGAGGGTTGTGACATCTTGCTCTCCAATTTATCCACGCTGTTTAAGCGATGTGTTGGGTGTAGTGAACCGTCATTGCGTTACTGGGACAAACCGAAACGCAAGCTCCGCAACCGGAGCACAGGTCGTTGTTAACCTGCGGGCTTGCGGTGCGGCCGATTTGCAAAGCAAAATGAATCGCCTCTTCTGGGCAGGCATCTTGGCAAGAGCGGCACTCCACTTGCTGTTGAGCCAAACAGTGATGGGCAATGTGCACCTCTGCTTGCCATGGCGCTTCGTTTTGCGCCACGAAGAGTGGCTCCGGACAGATCTGTGCGCACTGGTAACAAAACGTGCACTCATCCATCGAAAAATTAACAGTGGGAAAGCCGCCATCGCCTTTTTCGATAATGTGAGTTTCACACGCGGTAACGCACTTGCCGCAGCGAGTACATTCATCGGTAAACGCGTGTGGACGCGCTAACCAAGGCAGCCGAACTTGGCTTTGGTTGGGCTGACGATTCGGAGTGAACCAACGTCGTTTATTTAAGTCGACCATGTTTTTCTCCACACCTGTTCACAACCTGCCATATTTCCACACACAAATTGTAGTTTTTGACATATTTGTATAAATACCTCTTAGGAGGTAAATGGGGTGGTGGATTGTTTTGGATCAATAAATTAACCTGCTCGTTTCGGATAGTGTGTAGCCCTAAAGAGGTGGAAGCTTGGTTATCAATCAGAGAGACACTGCATTGTTCAGTTCAGTACGACATTCATTAACCCGTACTATGGCGAAAGCCATGTTATTGATTTTGTTTCTCTCGGCATTGACGACTGGGGTTGCCATTGTCACTTTGGCGTCTTCTTTGAATGATGCAGAAGCGGTGAACGTTTCCGGCTCTATGCGCATGCAGAGTTATCGTTTGGCGTATGACATCCAAGCTCAATCCCATGACTACAAGGCGCACATTTTTCTGTTTGAAAACTCACTGTACTCACCCTCCATGCTCGCTTTGCTGGACTGGA from Vibrio tarriae includes the following:
- a CDS encoding SDR family oxidoreductase, with the protein product MRKIALITGSKGGIGSAISTQLVSEGYRVIATYYTGNYQCALDWFNEKQFTEDQVRLLELDVTNTEECAERLAQLLEEEGTIDVVVNNAGITRDSVFKKMPHQAWKEVIDTNLNSVFNVTQPLFAAMCEKGFGRIINISSVNGLKGQFGQTNYSAAKAGMIGFSKALAAEGARYGVTVNVIAPGYTLTPMVEQMRAEVLQSIVDQVPMKRLAKPEEIANAVSYLASDAAAYITGETLSVNGGLYMR
- a CDS encoding acetyl-CoA C-acetyltransferase; this encodes MEKIYIVGAKRSAIGAFGGSLKECSAGALAGQVIQAALEAAQVKPEAVDEVIVGNVVSAGQGMGVGRQAALAAGVPQSVPAYSINMVCGSGMKSVMDAVAHIKAGDASVVVAAGVEVMSQIPFVTPASLRDGQKMGAFEVKDLLIHDGLTDVFNQYHMGVTAENIAKQFDIARQTQDEFALASQMKATAAIEAGHFKREIVPISVKKRRETVVFDTDEYPKPTTTLAALQGLRAAFDAQGTVTAGNASGINDGASAVIIASESAVKKLGLTPIAEIMSYAQTGLDPKVMGLGPVSAVTQALAKAELSITQVDLFELNEAFAAQALGVVYGLAEQHAIQPEAILEKANVNGGAIALGHPLGASGNRILVTLIHELQRRQKHYGVASLCVGGGMGTAIVIKTV
- a CDS encoding phasin family protein, whose protein sequence is MYTEFFKTFSDQTEKNFEPYIKFNKLVTKNVEVLTELQLNAIRTYSELGLAQMKAASEIKDVTSLTAFNSQQLGVLNKLSQQMMDDSKKLQNIAKEFKDDVEKLASENLKTVTPA
- a CDS encoding class I poly(R)-hydroxyalkanoic acid synthase, which encodes MFQHAFTDYLVQLQQVNQRWWKEVEQSKAAVNSPLNKAMQEVNLEDSLKFFEQAANQPAALLKVQTQWWEQQLQIWQKVVLESKIQSIMEAEKGDKRFSHEAWQQDPFFNFIKQSYLLFSKTYLDTINAIEGLDEKAKERILFFSRQMINALSPSNFIATNPELLRLTLEKNGENLIAGLEQLKEDVASSADILKIRMTNNNAFRLGEDVANTPGEVVFKNEVFELIQYKPLTEQVAVTPLLIVPPFINKYYILDLREKNSMVRWLVEQGHSVFMISWRNPGAAQAQLNFEDYVLEGVVKAVNAIESITGQEQINAAGYCIGGTVLATTIAYYAAKRMKKRIKTASFFTTLLDFSQPGEVGAYINDTIIRAIELQNNAKGYMDGRSLSVTFSLLRENSLYWNYYVDNYLKGQSPVDFDLLYWNSDSTNVAGACHNFLLRELYLENKLVQGKGVKVGGVWIDLDKIKVPSYFISTKEDHIALWQGTYRGALRTGGNKTFVLGESGHIAGIVNHPDKRKYGYWVNDTLDDSAEDWLETAQHREGSWWVHWNEWLNGFADGSKVEPYPLGNADYPVLYSAPGEYVKQVLPIQEA
- a CDS encoding HD-GYP domain-containing protein, with amino-acid sequence MKSVNIEWNVNLRQAFFCIARALDSVGVDDINHGHRVGYMAYSCAQAMEWSEEECQLVFALGLIHDCGVAQKRDFYRLLENMQPDNTQQHCVRGNELLSNCPPLAPFADAILYHHTPWDELKNMAISDRNKRFAALIFLADRVDYLKELYPRDEYGNVTQEARNQVCLEIGRLSGSLFERDLVRTMQHLLSKEFIWFSMEHHHIEAMGHNLPSTPFFEQKLGVEEIMSIAMLMANVVDAKSQFTFQHSQKVAELCQHLAKELGLNVEMQKALYLTGLVHDIGKLHTPEEILHKPGKLNESEYLCIQRHSTDSRYTLQMVFGQSVVCEWAGNHHERLDGSGYPRGLQGSAIDLPSRIIAIADVFQALTQARPYRGSMSLNEVMNIMRHEVSCGRLDSQVFDVIVRNSQQYYQLSIAESPTEWA
- a CDS encoding TIGR02808 family protein, which translates into the protein MSTLESIFWHVLGYSAMPVIILAGFLGVAVVSIGLLAMTKDK
- a CDS encoding NapC/NirT family cytochrome c gives rise to the protein MKFLKAFWLRLSSPSKAAVGVVLLMGFVGGLLFWGAFNTGMEATNSEEFCSGCHAPIVAEIQETIHYSNRSGVRAICSDCHVPHEWTDKIVRKVQASKELVAHFIGTIDTPEKFQARRAHLAEREWARLKKNDSLECRNCHQFNYMDFSEQSSRAAKQHSTALASGEKTCVDCHKGIAHNLPDMHGVEGWQ
- a CDS encoding nitrate reductase cytochrome c-type subunit, with amino-acid sequence MKKQLIALLSVFTVLAGIAHAELNNPGGIGGLESLRGATEIEATRAADPMKKYPREQALESDFVYQPPLIPHNIRNYEVSLNANKCLACHSWKNAKEMGATKISVTHFVNREDAVLSDVSPRRYFCLQCHVPQADAKPLVENDFERVDSLR
- the napA gene encoding periplasmic nitrate reductase subunit alpha, producing MKMTRRAFVKANAAASAAAVAGITLPASATNLIASSDQTAIHWDKAPCRFCGTGCSVLVGTQDGRVVATQGDPEAPVNKGLNCIKGYFLSKIMYGQDRLKTPLLRMKDGQYHKDGDFTPVSWDTAFDVMAEKWKASLKAKGPTSVGMFGSGQWTVMEGYAAVKLMKAGFRSNNIDPNARHCMASAVVGFMRTFGIDEPMGCYDDFEHADAFVLWGSNMAEMHPVLWTRITDRRLSHPHVKVNVLSTYYHRSFELADHGYIFHPQSDLAIANFIANYIIQNDAVNWDFVNKHTHFKQAVTDIGYGLRDDHPLQKKAKNANSGDVSDISFEEYKKSVAPYTVEKASEISGVSPDKLITLAKQYADPNTKVMSLWTMGMNQHTRGVWMQSLVYNLHLLTGKIATPGNSPFSLTGQPSACGTAREVGTFAHRLPADMVVANPKHRAIAEKVWKLPEGTIPPKPGFHAVQQDRMLKDGVLNCYWVQCNNNMQAGPNINEERLPGYRNPENFIVVSDAYPTVTAQAADLVLPTAMWVEKEGAYGNAERRTQVWYQQVKTIGESHSDSWQVIEFSKRFKVEEVWPEELLAKAPQYRGKTLYDVLFKNGQVDKFPLSEARELNDDAHHFGFYIQKGLFEEYAEFGRGHGHDLAPYDVYHQVRGLRWPVVDGKETKWRFKEGSDPYAKAGSGWDFYGKPDGKAWIISSPYEAPPEMPNEEYDLWLCTGRVLEHWHTGTMTRRVPELYKAVPDALCFMHHEDAQARGLRRGDEVLISNSRGEVRVRVETRGRNKPPKGLVFVPFFDARILVNKLILDATDPLSKQTDFKKCPVKITKVA
- a CDS encoding chaperone NapD — its product is MSQPSASLHEVHISSLVVHTLPEHLLTVKQQMSELRDVEIYGEDPQGKLVVVIETDRQGFITETIEHINNLPNVLNAFLVFHQVETVTEDELLHTGNTFSELEGNV
- the napF gene encoding ferredoxin-type protein NapF, whose product is MVDLNKRRWFTPNRQPNQSQVRLPWLARPHAFTDECTRCGKCVTACETHIIEKGDGGFPTVNFSMDECTFCYQCAQICPEPLFVAQNEAPWQAEVHIAHHCLAQQQVECRSCQDACPEEAIHFALQIGRTASPQVNNDLCSGCGACVSVCPSNAMTVHYTQHIA